In Yarrowia lipolytica chromosome 1F, complete sequence, a genomic segment contains:
- a CDS encoding uncharacterized protein (Compare to YALI0F23815g, weakly similar to uniprot|Q7S2D5 Neurospora crassa NCU05943.1 hypothetical protein), translated as MEVDGAEPARRRSTRATRGRHSKYEEAVEEPGKVKSDKKDPKTSDKNPKTTKLKTPTKAKTTTRSKARKKSKNDEEGVVRCPCGATEDDPSDGKIMIECEDCLEWQHSQCVLQTNDLEQVPDHYVCNECTEKKTQEKETTEAQEESEDKGKGEEEKDSNDKDEKYDSTYVPNNETAEKEPVARVSKSTHKRVGHIDDITEKVRKSAASALKGIFVSVPTSKYSPGAGVSPEQFCETLALTIEQELYDAYGTVEPEIGSNYRDKFRTLSFNLRDSKNETLRIRVMTGQVTPQTLVAMSSEEMMNPELQKLAEEVRAEAIRDTVLVVDEAPRLRRTHKGEEIVGEYEEYIDNVDQALKMERQRDGDGKEAAESRNQIERAVRDIEGANGEADSKTSNSPKESSNSPIVPKWKRDIDLAQGESDHEHDHDHNSDHEDKVNGILGDVSREAREAETDDWTTISEAPFVWTGTVPMTGLDKTSCAAFSLGSSSVHFNPNVSWGSVFYASKPLTIEGRLDKSKADPYLSKVLGAGTRDVAAFCLLPSDSSESDREAYYKLYEYFHSRSKYGVIHNRSTLVKDAYLIPLAPDDAPPYTLGSLVKPSVELSSLKRSRPLLVALYIVGKLSPKRGAAVSVESHVASSEKHPPKRQSMRDRVKQNAGNAGNASRRASDARKSTPPVTATPVTPAAPTLVAPVNAPVGPAPVVPPYAGFQGGVYGAPVGIQRVPGAPMGVPGVPIAPAGMPGVPVAPLGMHGAPAHHMAQSGTPIAPAAHPRKPTGAPPPDLDALKTLLNDPNLRNAPAAPAQNDLLQNPALLMSIIDQAKKR; from the coding sequence ATGGAGGTAGATGGAGCGGAGCCCGCAAGACGGCGGTCCACTCGAGCTACCCGAGGCAGACATTCCAAGTATGaggaggctgtggaggagcccgGCAAGGTAAAGAGTGACAAGAAGGACCCCAAGACAAGCGACAAGAACCCCAAGACGACCAAGCTAAAGACACCAACCAAAGCTAAGACGACAACCAGATCTAAAGCGCGCAAAAAGAGCAagaacgacgaggagggaGTGGTCAGATGTCCCTGTGGAGCTACAGAGGACGATCCTTCTGACGGCAAGATCATGATTGAGTGCGAGGACTGTCTGGAATGGCAGCATTCGCAGTGCGTGTTGCAAACCAATGATCTTGAGCAGGTTCCTGATCATTACGTTTGCAACGAGTGcactgagaagaagacacaaGAGAAGGAAACCACCGAAGCCCAAGAAGAGAGTGAAGATAAGGGCaagggagaggaggagaaggactCAAACGACAAGGATGAGAAATATGATTCCACATATGTTCCTAACAACGAGACAGCTGAGAAAGAACCTGTGGCTAGAGTCTCGAAATCAACACACAAACGGGTGGGACATATCGATGATATCACCGAAAAGGTGCGTAAAAGCGCTGCTTCGGCTCTCAAGGGCATCTTTGTGTCCGTTCCAACCTCCAAATACTCTCCCGGAGCAGGCGTGTCTCCCGAGCAGTTTTGTGAGACGCTAGCTCTTACCATCGAACAGGAGCTGTACGACGCTTATGGAACAGTGGAGCCTGAGATTGGATCCAACTACAGAGACAAGTTCCGGACTCTCTCGTTCAACCTGCGTGACTCCAAGAACGAGACTCTCCGAATTCGGGTCATGACAGGCCAGGTGACACCCCAAACTCTTGTGGCAATGTCTTctgaggagatgatgaaTCCTGAATTGCAAAAGCTGGCCGAAGAGGTACGAGCAGAAGCTATCAGAGACACAGTGCTTGTTGTGGACGAAGCTCCCCGGCTCAGACGCACTCATAAGGGTGAGGAGATTGTTGGAGAGTACGAAGAGTACATTGACAATGTGGATCAGGCTCTGAAGATGGAAAGACAACGGGATGGAGACGGGAAAGAGGCTGCCGAGTCGAGAAATCAGATTGAACGAGCCGTCAGAGATATCGAAGGTGCCAACGGCGAAGCGGACTCAAAGACTTCAAACTCCCCAAAAGAGTCTTCCAACTCGCCAATAGTGCCCAAGTGGAAACGGGACATTGATCTGGCCCAGGGAGAGTCGGATCATGAACATGATCACGATCACAATTCCGATCACGAAGATAAGGTGAATGGTATTCTTGGAGATGTGTCTCGAGAGGCTCGAGAGGCTGAGACGGATGACTGGACTACTATCTCTGAGGCTCCGTTTGTGTGGACGGGAACAGTACCTATGACTGGACTCGACAAGACATCCTGTGCTGCCTTTTCTCTGGGCTCTTCTTCGGTCCATTTCAACCCCAATGTTTCCTGGGGCTCCGTTTTCTACGCCAGTAAGCCTCTTACTATCGAGGGTCGCTTGGATAAGTCAAAGGCCGATCCCTATCTTAGCAAGGTACTTGGAGCCGGGACTAGAGACGTGGCAGCCTTTTGTTTGCTTCCTTCAGATTCATCAGAGTCCGACAGAGAGGCGTATTATAAGTTGTATGAGTATTTCCACTCTCGATCAAAGTATGGAGTGATTCATAACCGGTCGACGCTTGTCAAAGACGCGTATTTGATCCCGCTGGCTCCCGATGATGCTCCTCCTTACACTTTGGGCTCTCTTGTGAAACCTAGTGTCGAGCTGAGCAGTCTGAAACGGTCCAGACCGCTGCTGGTGGCTCTGTATATTGTTGGAAAGCTGAGTCCCAAGcgaggagcagcagttAGTGTGGAGTCCCATGTGGCTTCAAGCGAGAAGCACCCTCCGAAACGACAGTCTATGAGAGATCGAGTGAAGCAGAATGCTGGCAATGCTGGAAACGCTAGCAGACGTGCTTCGGACGCCCGAAAGAGTACACCTCCGGTTACTGCCACCCCAGTgactcctgctgctcctacTCTTGTTGCACCAGTGAATGCTCCTGTGGGTCCAGCTCCTGTCGTCCCCCCTTATGCAGGATTTCAGGGAGGGGTATACGGAGCTCCTGTCGGCATTCAAAGAGTGCCTGGAGCTCCAATGGGAGTACCTGGGGTGCCAATCGCTCCAGCTGGTATGCCCGGAGTCCCCGTCGCCCCATTGGGTATGCATGGTGCTCCTGCACATCACATGGCCCAATCTGGAACTCCTATCGCTCCCGCTGCCCATCCTCGCAAGCCTACTGGAGCTCCTCCCCCCGATCTGGACGCACTCAAAACGCTTCTGAACGATCCCAATCTCCGAAACGCTCCTGCTGCGCCTGCTCAGAACGACCTGTTGCAGAACCCAGCTTTGTTGATGTCCATTATCGaccaggccaagaagaggTAG
- a CDS encoding uncharacterized protein (Compare to YALI0F23837g, some similarities with uniprot|Q07560 Saccharomyces cerevisiae YDL142c PGS1 cardiolipin synthase and wi|NCU00135.1 Neurospora crassa NCU00135.1 hypothetical protein, similar to Saccharomyces cerevisiae CRD1 (YDL142C); ancestral locus Anc_7.316) yields the protein MIRTLRPHIIGLPRSRILQATLRPPLRAGIQHPVARWNSSKPTQTEVLKSDIKSPVLKKLNLDPLKRPATLLPSEIHENLYTLPNILTFTRLLSAPLIGYFVIQHEQVLATGLFVYSCVTDMLDGYIARKFDMKSVVGSVIDPLADKFLMITLTVCLAAAGEMPVYLTTLILGRDFGLGLSAFYYRYISLPPPKTFTRFWDFSIPSAEVNPTTISKYNTAFQMLYIGLVMSKPIIGTFADMAAFDVGMTYYGYFVGATTFLSGMSYVFSKTAVKILPYPQQAKPMVFEGKKLNEK from the coding sequence ATGATCCGGACTCTTCGACCTCACATAATTGGGCTTCCGCGGTCCCGGATTCTCCAGGCCACGTTGCGGCCTCCCTTGCGGGCAGGCATTCAACATCCTGTAGCAAGATGGAACTCGTCCAAACCGACACAGACCGAGGTGCTCAAGAGCGACATTAAGAGTCCCGTGCTTAAGAAACTCAACCTGGACCCTCTCAAGCGACCTGCCACTTTGCTCCCGTCGGAAATCCACGAGAATTTGTACACCCTGCCCAACATTCTGACCTTCACTCGGTTGCTGTCTGCTCCTCTGATTGGCTACTTTGTGATCCAACACGAGCAGGTGCTGGCGACGGGTTTGTTTGTGTACTCGTGTGTCACAGACATGCTGGACGGCTACATTGCCCGGAAATTCGACATGAAGAGTGTGGTGGGATCGGTCATTGATCCCCTGGCAGACAAGTTTCTCATGATCACACTGACGGTGTGTCTGGCTGCAGCGGGAGAGATGCCCGTCTACCTGACAACCCTGATTCTCGGCCGAGACTTTGGCCTCGGACTCAGCGCCTTCTACTACAGATACATTTCGCTGCCTCCTCCCAAGACCTTCACCCGGTTCTGGGACTTTTCCATCCCCAGTGCCGAGGTGAaccccaccaccatctccaagtacaacacGGCCTTCCAGATGCTGTACATTGGTCTGGTGATGAGCAAGCCGATCATTGGCACCTTTGCTGACATGGCTGCATTTGATGTTGGCATGACCTACTACGGCTACTTTGTGGGAGCCACTACTTTCCTTTCAGGAATGTCGTATGTCTTTTCCAAGACGGCCGTCAAGATTCTGCCTTATCCCCAGCAAGCCAAGCCCATGGTTTTTGAGGGAAAGAAGTTGAACGAGAAGTAA